Proteins found in one Ostrinia nubilalis chromosome 27, ilOstNubi1.1, whole genome shotgun sequence genomic segment:
- the LOC135084992 gene encoding balbiani ring protein 3-like, whose amino-acid sequence MDNSCPSCAKKSKSKKDDGCPTCNKNNGSKTSLGSESKTSLGCPMCGSKSSSKMDNSCPSCAKNSKSKKDNGCPTCSKNNGSKTSLGSESKTSLGCPMCGSKSSSKMDNSCPSCAKKSKSKKDDGCPTCNKKNGSKTSLGCPTCSKKSESKTSLGCPMCSSKSSSKIDNSCPLCAKSKESIKDDGCPQCSKKSGSKISFSCPMCGDKSQTKLDDSCPLCSKSKESIKDNSCPQCSKKSESKASLGCPMCGGKSSSKIDNSCPLCAKSKESIKDNSCPLCSKKSEIKLDGCPICAKKSEPEKSCPICKKPDDKKCPICDKKEEPKTCPICDAKKEEPAPEETDKSKKKGKKDSKVSKKDSKDLQHSCKFCGVKGKKSKSDKDVCPICTSVESKEQEQDKASECPICGAAKPEEPEDDKGKKKKSKDKKKEEKAPKHSCKFCGEAKGKKKKDGESCPICTAAESESQKSLETASSKKSLCGFCGDKTESKKSLCGFCDDDKSTSKKSLCGFCDDKSEKESKTPAGCPVCGKEKPKDTTPGCPTCNKPKEEPKACKICQERMDKKNACPLCAAQSKSASDTTASSANKDSPCPSCKKDGKKSKSECKMCLENAAKSKEKDVCPICGPDEPEKPETEPDSPCPSCKKDGKKSKGQCGMCQQNAEKDKASKEPKCTCAEKKGPECSCQNNKEPECSCQKGPECSCQKNKEPQCSCQKKECTCQKKECTCQKKNDPECSCQKDKGPECSCQKGKGPECTCKKGSQPDCTCKKGSKADCTCKSGSKPDCTCKSESKSDCTCKNDKKPDCTCKNEKKPDCTCKNDKDQGPKCSCSNDALSTKSVESLCKSCSDSQKQEDSCPKCSGDKPAKKPKKSSSKTSLCSHCKEQSKPKKPKCTCKDPKPSKSKESLCKSCSDIQKEEDSLCPKCGGDKPQKPKKSASKTSMCSHCKEQSEPPKPSCPCGDGGQPAKAKKSSCEVCFDDKKQEDDICAQCGRKKPQNLTKSVSQSSSLCKHCKEQAEPKKPPCDCSPKPSKPALKKSSTSVCKECEKKKKQESDRSGCPYCAMKSQTRSCSFALDVSSTGSESGSDSSCCSISNKSFGIETEDCVPSCSSCKSASSEKEFSDEDAADALCCNSTQTVMKSSLKSCCSTKKKSSERTCCFAEPKPPPKCPICVPMADASVNTKSADRYDVRPILMIPGATNKPTCCCKAEPSKVCNCRSEPNCTPSKKKSSSKSKSFCEKDCTSFGGLYL is encoded by the coding sequence ATGGATAACAGTTGCCCATCATGCGCCAAGAAGTCTAAATCTAAAAAAGATGATGGCTGTCCTACTTGCAATAAGAACAATGGGTCGAAGACTAGCTTAGGATCTGAATCAAAAACCAGTCTAGGCTGCCCCATGTGTGGTAGTAAATCTTCATCAAAAATGGATAACAGTTGCCCATCATGCGCCAAGAATTCTAAGTCCAAAAAAGATAATGGCTGCCCTACTTGCAGTAAGAACAATGGGTCGAAGACTAGCTTAGGATCTGAATCAAAAACCAGTCTAGGCTGCCCCATGTGTGGTAGTAAATCTTCATCAAAAATGGATAACAGTTGCCCATCATGCGCCAAGAAGTCTAAATCTAAAAAAGATGATGGCTGTCCTACTTGCAATAAGAAAAATGGGTCGAAAACTAGCTTAGGGTGTCCTACATGCAGCAAGAAATCTGAATCTAAAACCAGTTTAGGCTGCCCTATGTGTAGCAGTAAGTCTTCGTCAAAAATAGACAACAGCTGTCCTTTATGTGCTAAGTCTAAAGAATCCATAAAGGACGATGGCTGTCCACAATGTAGTAAGAAATCGGGATCGAAAATTAGCTTTAGCTGTCCCATGTGTGGGGATAAATCTCAAACGAAACTTGATGATAGCTGTCCTCTATGTTCTAAGTCTAAAGAATCAATAAAAGACAACAGCTGTCCGCAATGCAGTAAGAAATCGGAATCGAAAGCCAGCTTAGGCTGTCCCATGTGTGGCGGTAAATCTTCATCAAAAATAGATAACAGCTGTCCTTTGTGTGCCAAATCTAAGGaatccataaaagacaatagcTGTCCATTATGCTCCAAAAAATCAGAAATAAAACTAGACGGTTGTCCAATATGCGCTAAGAAATCCGAGCCCGAAAAATCCTGTCCTATTTGCAAGAAACCTGATGACAAAAAATGTCCTATTTGCGACAAAAAAGAAGAACCTAAGACCTGTCCTATATGTGACGCAAAAAAGGAGGAGCCAGCCCCCGAAGAAACGGACAAGTCTAAGAAAAAAGGCAAGAAAGACTCTAAAGTATCCAAAAAAGATAGCAAAGATCTTCAGCACAGTTGCAAATTTTGCGGCGTTAAaggcaaaaaatcaaaatctgaTAAAGATGTATGCCCCATTTGTACTAGTGTAGAATCCAAGGAACAAGAACAAGATAAAGCCAGTGAATGTCCAATATGTGGTGCAGCAAAACCTGAAGAACCAGAAGACGATAAGGGCAAGAAAAAGAAGTCAAAAGATAAAAAGAAAGAAGAGAAAGCACCAAAACACAGTTGCAAATTTTGTGGAGAAGCAAAaggaaagaaaaagaaggatggCGAAAGCTGCCCGATATGTACTGCGGCCGAGTCCGAATCTCAAAAATCTCTGGAAACTGCCTCATCGAAAAAATCTCTATGCGGTTTTTGCGGTGACAAAACTGAATCTAAGAAATCACTTTGTGGGTTTTGCGATGATGATAAAAGTACGTCAAAGAAATCATTATGTGGGTTTTGTGATGACAAGTCTGAAAAAGAAAGTAAAACTCCAGCCGGCTGTCCAGTTTGTGGCAAAGAAAAGCCTAAAGATACAACACCTGGGTGTCCAACCTGCAATAAACCTAAAGAAGAGCCAAAAGCTTGTAAGATTTGCCAGGAGAGAATGGACAAGAAAAATGCCTGCCCATTGTGTGCTGCACAATCAAAATCTGCTTCTGACACAACAGCTTCTAGTGCAAATAAAGATAGCCCATGCCCATCGTGTAAGAAAGACGGTAAAAAATCTAAGTCCGAGTGCAAAATGTGCCTTGAAAATGCTGCAAAGAGTAAAGAAAAAGATGTCTGTCCAATATGTGGACCAGATGAACCagaaaagccagaaactgaACCTGATAGTCCATGCCCTTCGTGCAAAAAGGATGGCAAAAAATCCAAAGGGCAGTGTGGTATGTGCCAACAAAACGCAGAGAAAGATAAAGCTAGTAAAGAGCCAAAATGCACGTGCGCCGAAAAGAAAGGGCCCGAATGTAGTTGCCAGAACAATAAAGAGCCAGAATGTTCATGCCAGAAGGGGCCTGAATGCTCCTGCCAAAAAAACAAAGAACCTCAATGCTCATGCCAGAAAAAAGAATGCACTTGCCAAAAAAAAGAATGcacttgtcaaaaaaaaaacgaCCCTGAATGTTCGTGTCAAAAAGATAAGGGACCTGAATGCTCTTGTCAGAAAGGAAAAGGTCCCGAATGTACTTGCAAGAAAGGAAGTCAGCCTGATTGTACATGCAAGAAAGGAAGTAAGGCCGATTGTACATGCAAGAGTGGGAGTAAACCCGACTGTACATGCAAGAGTGAGAGTAAATCCGACTGTACCTGTAAGAATGATAAAAAACCTGACTGTACATGTAAGAATGAAAAAAAACCTGACTGTACATGCAAGAATGATAAGGACCAAGGACCAAAATGTTCTTGTTCAAATGACGCATTATCTACAAAGTCAGTAGAATCGTTATGCAAGTCTTGCTCTGACAGCCAAAAGCAAGAAGACAGCTGCCCCAAGTGTAGTGGTGACAAACCTGCAAAAAAGCCAAAAAAATCTTCTTCTAAAACGTCACTATGCAGTCATTGTAAAGAGCAATCTAAACCTAAGAAACCTAAATGCACTTGCAAAGATCCAAAGCCTTCGAAGTCAAAAGAGTCATTATGTAAATCGTGTTCAGATATTCAGAAAGAGGAAGACAGCCTTTGCCCTAAATGTGGCGGAGACAAGCCCCAAAAGCCAAAGAAATCTGCTTCAAAAACCTCTATGTGTAGTCATTGTAAAGAACAATCTGAACCTCCAAAGCCATCTTGCCCGTGTGGTGACGGTGGGCAGCCTGCTAAAGCCAAAAAATCATCGTGCGAGGTTTGCTTCGACGACAAAAAACAAGAAGACGATATTTGCGCTCAATGCGGTAGAAAGAAACCCCAGAACTTAACCAAGTCTGTATCTCAATCTAGTTCTTTATGTAAACATTGTAAAGAACAAGCTGAACCCAAGAAACCACCATGTGATTGCAGTCCCAAACCATCTAAACCAGCTTTAAAGAAATCATCAACATCAGTATGCAAAGAATGcgagaagaaaaagaaacaggAAAGCGATAGAAGTGGATGTCCTTACTGCGCTATGAAGTCACAAACAAGAAGCTGCTCTTTCGCTCTTGACGTATCATCTACTGGGTCAGAATCGGGCAGCGATTCGTCCTGTTGTTCCATTTCAAATAAGAGCTTTGGCATCGAAACTGAGGACTGTGTGCCCTCTTGTAGCTCTTGCAAGTCCGCGTCCAGCGAAAAAGAGTTCAGCGATGAAGATGCCGCCGATGCCTTATGCTGTAACAGCACCCAGACTGTCATGAAATCCTCATTGAAATCTTGCTGTTCCACCAAAAAGAAGTCCTCAGAACGCACCTGTTGCTTTGCTGAGCCTAAACCACCTCCGAAGTGTCCCATATGCGTCCCAATGGCGGACGCATCTGTGAACACGAAGTCAGCAGACAGATATGACGTCAGACCCATCCTGATGATACCAGGTGCAACCAATAAACCCACCTGCTGCTGCAAAGCAGAGCCTAGCAAAGTCTGCAACTGCAGATCCGAGCCAAACTGTACGCCTAGCAAGAAAAAATCCTCATCAAAATCTAAATCATTCTGCGAAAAAGACTGCACCTCCTTTGGCGGTCTATATCTCTGA